One genomic region from Thermoplasmata archaeon encodes:
- a CDS encoding MoxR family ATPase has protein sequence MDALEMKRLCQMLVTEVEKAIVGKKDVVEKLLACILAEGHVLFEDYPGLAKTLLAKSFAKALGCQFKRIQFVPDLLPADITGGYVFERKSNEFMLRKGPIFTNILLADEINRAPPKTQAALLEAMQERQVTIEGTTYMLENPFVVIATQNPIEYEGTYPLPEAQLDRFIARLSIGYPSKEAEREILARRKARMKEEVDIATVVSHEKLVEMQKYVEHVEIHPDLQNYIVEIVNTTRSDSQVEIGSSPRGSLALQKLACARAAMLGRDFVIPDDVKFMCVEALSHRLILKVEPWIQGVKNEAIVKKVLTEVPVPKVVKRA, from the coding sequence ATGGACGCTCTGGAAATGAAGCGATTGTGCCAGATGCTCGTGACAGAGGTGGAAAAGGCAATTGTGGGCAAGAAAGATGTGGTTGAAAAACTGCTTGCCTGCATTCTTGCAGAAGGCCATGTGCTTTTTGAGGACTATCCCGGGTTAGCAAAAACCCTCCTTGCCAAATCTTTCGCAAAGGCGCTGGGCTGTCAATTCAAGCGTATCCAGTTTGTACCTGATTTACTGCCCGCAGACATTACAGGTGGTTATGTATTTGAGAGGAAAAGCAATGAATTCATGCTGAGAAAAGGACCAATCTTCACAAACATTTTGCTCGCTGATGAGATTAACCGTGCGCCGCCAAAAACCCAGGCAGCATTGCTTGAGGCAATGCAGGAAAGACAGGTGACGATTGAGGGCACCACTTACATGCTTGAAAACCCATTCGTTGTGATTGCCACCCAGAACCCGATAGAGTATGAAGGGACCTACCCTCTGCCAGAAGCCCAGCTTGACCGTTTTATTGCGCGCCTTTCCATTGGTTACCCCTCAAAAGAGGCAGAACGAGAAATCCTTGCAAGAAGGAAGGCAAGAATGAAAGAGGAGGTGGACATCGCTACGGTTGTCTCCCATGAGAAGCTTGTGGAAATGCAGAAATATGTTGAGCATGTGGAAATTCATCCTGACCTTCAGAATTATATTGTGGAGATTGTGAACACCACAAGGAGCGACTCACAGGTGGAAATCGGCTCGAGCCCTAGAGGTTCGCTGGCCCTCCAGAAACTTGCATGTGCAAGGGCTGCAATGCTCGGCAGAGATTTCGTAATTCCAGATGATGTGAAGTTCATGTGCGTGGAAGCGCTCTCACACCGTCTCATCCTCAAGGTGGAGCCCTGGATTCAGGGCGTGAAAAATGAGGCAATTGTGAAGAAAGTGCTTACAGAGGTGCCAGTGCCCAAAGTCGTGAAGAGAGCATGA
- a CDS encoding phosphoglucosamine mutase → MKLFGTAGIRGRINEYITPEFALQVGEAFGCYLGQGAKVAVGRDSRFGAQSIAMAFIAGLNSQGVNVDYCDIIPTPGLASYIVDQKLPGGAMITGSHTPPEISGIVLMNPDGSDIGGETGEKIEKIFESKKYVQTRCPMEKFGSFVNLFALNVYAEILKESADFEKIKKRKFRVLVDTANGCAHQILPKLLISADCEVLSINSIPSPQPARMPEPRRHTLQKTAKQVKEESCDLGIATDTDADRVLFITADGEVVSEDVIAAIFATEILSKKKGKIVTPINSSGLIYWVAQQYGVEVVPTRVGPPEISIAIRENPDTVFAYEETGKYFFLPRKFADGLLSTFKLLEILIDKEKTLKELADTFPKFYQRKEALHCEDTLKEKVMKRVLKVLKTEFPGEKFVDIDGYKVCFGDNAWLLVRKSGTEPLIRVFSDAPSDARANTLVQKGLQILKEAIEEERKK, encoded by the coding sequence ATGAAACTTTTTGGAACTGCAGGAATCCGTGGGCGGATTAACGAATACATCACGCCAGAATTTGCACTACAGGTGGGTGAGGCATTTGGGTGTTATTTAGGTCAGGGCGCAAAAGTGGCGGTGGGAAGAGATTCCAGATTTGGAGCTCAAAGTATTGCAATGGCTTTTATCGCAGGTTTGAACTCACAAGGTGTGAATGTGGATTACTGCGACATTATTCCCACACCTGGACTTGCATCCTACATCGTTGACCAAAAACTACCTGGCGGAGCAATGATTACTGGCTCTCACACACCACCTGAAATTTCTGGGATTGTTTTGATGAACCCAGATGGAAGTGACATCGGCGGTGAAACAGGCGAGAAAATTGAGAAGATTTTTGAGAGCAAGAAATATGTGCAAACTCGTTGTCCGATGGAAAAATTTGGAAGCTTTGTTAACCTTTTTGCACTGAATGTGTATGCAGAAATCCTCAAAGAAAGTGCTGATTTCGAGAAAATAAAAAAGAGGAAATTCAGGGTGCTTGTGGATACTGCAAACGGATGTGCTCACCAGATTCTACCAAAACTCCTAATAAGTGCAGATTGCGAGGTCCTGAGCATCAACTCAATTCCTTCTCCACAGCCGGCGAGAATGCCTGAGCCGAGAAGGCACACCCTTCAGAAGACAGCAAAACAGGTGAAGGAGGAGAGTTGCGACCTCGGTATAGCAACTGACACTGATGCAGACCGTGTGCTTTTTATTACTGCTGATGGTGAGGTGGTTTCGGAAGATGTGATTGCTGCAATCTTCGCAACTGAGATTTTGAGCAAGAAGAAAGGCAAGATTGTGACGCCAATAAATTCCTCTGGTTTAATATACTGGGTCGCTCAGCAATATGGTGTTGAGGTTGTTCCAACGAGAGTTGGGCCTCCAGAAATCTCAATTGCAATTCGTGAAAATCCAGACACTGTGTTTGCATACGAAGAAACCGGAAAATATTTCTTTCTCCCAAGAAAGTTTGCTGATGGGCTGCTGAGCACATTCAAACTTCTGGAGATATTGATAGATAAGGAAAAGACACTGAAGGAGCTTGCGGATACGTTTCCAAAATTCTACCAGAGGAAAGAGGCATTGCATTGTGAAGATACGCTAAAAGAAAAAGTGATGAAACGGGTTTTGAAAGTTCTCAAAACTGAATTCCCGGGCGAGAAGTTCGTTGACATAGATGGATATAAGGTGTGTTTTGGGGATAATGCTTGGCTCCTTGTAAGAAAGTCAGGCACGGAACCCCTGATAAGAGTTTTTTCAGATGCTCCAAGCGATGCAAGAGCAAATACCCTTGTGCAGAAAGGGCTTCAGATTCTGAAAGAGGCGATAGAAGAAGAGAGGAAAAAGTAA
- a CDS encoding signal peptidase I codes for MRFSLKKHVSDVVFIVIVLVLTARFFSISEVRPMPVSVVTSGSMEPALSKGDIIFWHPCKISDVRVGDIIVYKSYIEKDKYVLHRVIEVRVENGEILLTTKGDANEYPDQAGPHIVEPYIRENHFLGKAVGIGSLPLKIPFVGSLFIALGELTSYVSKSITTAGTPFAVTPLVVPAIAFILLLFMWEDEGTKKYRKLNLILGPEKLRLRRVFLYTFIAFMAMMLSTILFANSIVTVSVGVGQQPEPANLEVTLAGNSTTSQEITVTNDGFLPLKCVVFMEGDITNVATVSQNVKKIEGGKYETISTTFFAYSTTRPGVYNGKIVAYSSPFWVVLPDDFISAMLDYNPYIAVIVFDIISSLVFAVLIVAVMLLLSLLVDEILLWGVYVKGRYQIKKVQIGLFERFKPALKEKSAKVFGFLMKVDWIKVKGKKIVGQAALISVPFLPVALFSLPLAVLLSAAILTLIFFKLGYRYRAEFYLGVLASTILLTIFVYLYPQLFSPPLDMVSLLSASAVALLLYLLFLIPVLVVSYITARIAFHIGEEKHPELMFEGDV; via the coding sequence ATGCGTTTCAGTTTGAAGAAGCATGTCTCTGATGTGGTCTTCATAGTTATTGTGCTTGTGCTGACAGCCAGGTTTTTCTCAATCTCTGAAGTCAGACCAATGCCAGTGAGTGTAGTCACAAGTGGAAGCATGGAACCAGCCCTATCAAAGGGAGACATAATTTTCTGGCATCCATGTAAAATTTCAGATGTTAGGGTTGGAGACATTATTGTTTACAAAAGTTACATTGAAAAAGACAAGTATGTGTTGCATAGAGTAATTGAGGTGAGGGTGGAAAACGGAGAAATTCTTCTCACCACGAAGGGAGATGCAAACGAATACCCAGACCAGGCAGGCCCTCACATTGTAGAACCCTATATCAGGGAGAACCATTTCCTGGGCAAAGCTGTGGGAATTGGAAGTTTACCTCTAAAAATTCCGTTCGTGGGCAGTCTTTTTATTGCACTTGGAGAGCTGACAAGCTATGTGTCAAAAAGCATCACTACTGCAGGAACCCCATTTGCTGTAACTCCACTGGTGGTGCCCGCAATCGCCTTCATCCTTCTCCTTTTCATGTGGGAAGATGAAGGCACAAAGAAATACAGGAAACTCAACCTCATTCTCGGCCCTGAGAAATTGAGATTAAGAAGGGTATTTCTCTACACATTTATTGCGTTTATGGCTATGATGCTCTCCACCATTCTCTTTGCTAACTCCATAGTCACGGTTTCTGTAGGTGTCGGACAGCAGCCAGAACCAGCAAATCTCGAGGTTACACTTGCTGGAAACAGCACCACAAGCCAGGAAATCACAGTGACCAACGATGGCTTTTTGCCCCTGAAGTGTGTGGTGTTTATGGAAGGTGACATTACAAATGTGGCCACAGTTAGCCAGAATGTAAAGAAGATAGAGGGTGGGAAATATGAGACAATCTCCACCACATTCTTCGCTTATTCTACAACAAGGCCAGGTGTTTACAACGGAAAAATTGTAGCTTACTCTTCACCATTCTGGGTGGTTTTACCTGATGATTTCATCTCCGCAATGTTGGACTACAATCCCTATATTGCAGTGATTGTTTTTGACATAATTTCAAGCTTGGTTTTTGCAGTGCTCATCGTTGCGGTAATGCTTCTGCTCTCCCTTCTTGTGGATGAAATCCTGCTATGGGGCGTGTATGTGAAAGGAAGATACCAGATAAAAAAAGTTCAGATAGGACTGTTCGAGCGATTTAAACCCGCATTGAAAGAAAAATCTGCAAAGGTGTTTGGATTTCTGATGAAGGTTGACTGGATAAAGGTGAAAGGGAAAAAGATTGTGGGACAGGCCGCACTCATCTCAGTTCCATTTCTTCCTGTGGCTCTATTTTCCCTGCCCTTAGCTGTGCTTCTGTCCGCAGCAATCCTCACCTTAATTTTCTTCAAACTTGGCTACCGTTATAGAGCAGAATTCTATCTGGGCGTTTTGGCCAGCACCATTCTCCTCACAATCTTTGTCTATCTCTATCCACAGTTGTTCTCTCCACCTTTGGATATGGTCTCCTTGCTGAGTGCTAGTGCAGTAGCCCTCCTCCTTTATCTCTTGTTTCTAATTCCAGTGCTCGTAGTTTCCTACATCACGGCAAGAATCGCATTCCACATCGGAGAGGAAAAACATCCAGAGCTCATGTTTGAAGGCGATGTCTGA
- the rfbB gene encoding dTDP-glucose 4,6-dehydratase — protein sequence MVLLVTGGYGFIGSNYIRHLESIGFSEKVINVDKLGIGSNMDNLKNLSLNHEFLKLDLAKQDLPENAEIDYIVNFASETHVDRSIKNPEEFYRNNVESLFRILEWMRKAKREVRMVHISTDEVYGEILEGSFTEESTLKPSNPYSATKASQDMFVLAYVRTYGLNISITRSANNYGPYQFPEKFIPKTIIRAMNNLDIIVYGSGQQIRSWLYVRDNAEAIHTVLLKGKKGEIYNIPGSDEVENIQIVKMIGEVMNKEMKIRHVEDRPGHDLRYSLKGQNLEALGWKPKTRIPEGLKATVKWYMENEWWWKPLVNEKVLGVGFA from the coding sequence ATGGTATTGCTTGTGACTGGTGGCTATGGTTTTATCGGCTCGAACTACATAAGGCATTTAGAGAGCATTGGATTTAGTGAGAAAGTAATCAATGTGGATAAGCTTGGTATTGGCTCAAATATGGACAATCTGAAAAATCTTTCGCTCAACCACGAATTTCTCAAACTAGACCTTGCAAAGCAGGATTTACCAGAGAATGCAGAGATTGACTACATTGTGAATTTCGCATCTGAGACGCATGTGGACAGGAGCATAAAAAATCCGGAGGAATTCTACAGAAACAATGTAGAAAGCTTGTTTAGAATTCTGGAGTGGATGCGAAAGGCAAAGAGAGAGGTGAGAATGGTCCACATTTCTACAGATGAAGTTTATGGAGAGATTTTAGAAGGTTCTTTCACTGAGGAATCCACCCTGAAACCTTCTAATCCCTACTCCGCCACCAAGGCCTCTCAGGACATGTTTGTGCTGGCATATGTCCGCACCTATGGTTTAAACATTTCTATTACACGCTCAGCAAACAACTACGGGCCATATCAATTCCCTGAGAAGTTTATTCCGAAAACAATAATACGGGCGATGAACAATCTGGACATAATTGTTTATGGCTCGGGACAACAGATTCGGAGCTGGCTCTATGTCCGTGACAATGCAGAGGCAATCCACACTGTACTCCTGAAGGGGAAAAAAGGTGAGATTTACAACATACCCGGCAGCGATGAGGTGGAGAACATTCAGATAGTGAAAATGATAGGAGAGGTAATGAATAAGGAGATGAAAATCAGGCATGTGGAGGATAGGCCAGGACACGACCTCAGATACAGTTTGAAAGGGCAGAATCTTGAAGCCCTTGGCTGGAAGCCGAAAACAAGAATTCCCGAAGGACTAAAAGCCACTGTAAAATGGTATATGGAAAACGAATGGTGGTGGAAACCACTGGTTAATGAGAAGGTTCTGGGTGTGGGCTTCGCCTGA
- a CDS encoding DUF58 domain-containing protein: MNPRNLFAFTALFLIFLAIILRTTVPLFFTVFLISILFISYLLRPKVEIDPAIVVERSEWFQSEKIKGKLRIKNAGPSCVLNLSIDALEIFKISVEPSVIALKQGETKTLDVKVHARTPARLKAIRLRVSSSDPLGFYNFEKMYDLSVNLRILPTLEDVRKAKLVPAQTRGIVGNVVSRVRGSGLEFHSLREYQSGDTMKTINWKATAKYSRLISKQFYVERSGDVVLCVDLRKGSYLMEEREKIQTKMVSAAFSLATKVVNNRDRVGAIVIADTVRYIMPGYGKKQIYRVLELLMHRRSGEDAPIENLEFILPRLFRTNALFVVLSPLMDEELPRVLIENARRGFKIVCISPDPLDYIQKDEKRETQIVRGVLGLKRKSLIATISRYMEIVNWRKDVSLAAVLRGVKAYRERVSV, from the coding sequence ATGAACCCAAGAAACTTGTTTGCGTTCACAGCCCTCTTTCTTATCTTTCTGGCAATAATTCTCCGCACCACCGTGCCTCTATTTTTTACAGTTTTCCTTATTTCAATTCTTTTCATCTCCTATCTCCTGCGTCCCAAAGTGGAAATTGACCCAGCAATTGTTGTAGAGCGTTCAGAGTGGTTTCAAAGTGAAAAGATAAAAGGGAAATTACGGATAAAAAATGCTGGGCCCAGTTGCGTGCTCAATCTCTCAATCGATGCCCTTGAGATTTTTAAAATTTCAGTCGAACCATCTGTGATTGCTCTGAAGCAAGGGGAGACAAAAACTCTGGATGTTAAAGTACATGCCAGAACACCTGCAAGATTAAAAGCGATTCGCCTGAGAGTAAGTTCCTCAGACCCTCTTGGTTTCTATAATTTTGAGAAGATGTATGATCTCAGTGTAAACCTTAGAATTCTGCCCACACTTGAGGATGTGCGGAAGGCAAAACTCGTGCCTGCACAAACCCGTGGCATTGTTGGTAATGTGGTTTCGCGTGTTCGTGGTTCAGGGCTTGAATTTCATTCACTCAGAGAATACCAGAGTGGAGATACAATGAAGACGATAAACTGGAAAGCGACTGCAAAATACTCTCGCCTGATTTCAAAACAGTTTTATGTGGAACGAAGCGGTGATGTTGTCCTCTGCGTGGACCTCAGAAAAGGAAGTTATTTAATGGAAGAACGCGAAAAAATCCAGACAAAAATGGTTTCTGCAGCGTTTTCGCTGGCAACAAAAGTGGTTAACAACAGGGATAGAGTAGGCGCCATAGTGATTGCTGATACTGTTCGCTACATCATGCCTGGCTACGGAAAAAAGCAGATTTACAGAGTCCTGGAGTTGCTCATGCACAGGAGAAGCGGTGAGGATGCACCTATTGAAAATCTGGAGTTTATTCTTCCAAGACTTTTCCGCACAAATGCGCTGTTCGTGGTGCTCTCGCCTTTAATGGACGAGGAGTTACCAAGGGTGTTAATTGAGAATGCAAGGAGAGGTTTCAAAATTGTCTGCATTTCACCCGATCCACTGGACTATATTCAGAAAGACGAGAAGCGAGAAACCCAGATTGTGCGTGGCGTTCTGGGCTTAAAGAGGAAAAGTTTGATTGCGACTATATCGAGATACATGGAGATTGTGAACTGGAGAAAAGATGTGAGCTTGGCTGCAGTGCTCAGGGGGGTGAAAGCATACAGAGAAAGAGTTTCGGTTTAA
- the mptA gene encoding GTP cyclohydrolase MptA produces the protein MKDVQNHNTTKSFALNRVGISEVLKPACIQRPDKVVMLTAKIDVAVDLPPDLKGAHLSRNMEVLTEIIDNSVRTPAESLESLCLRCANSILERHEYASVAEVSMEAVYFLEKGTKPSMESYLLFAKSISNRNGHFRRFLGVEVAGMTACPCAMETLREKLIEEHGNREILEKMPVITHNQRNRIRIELEIPAGEEIEADDLIEIGERALSTPTYGILKRGNEAEIVLQAHKNPKFVEDVVRDALELILEKYGNFPENTYVKVCSESEESIHKHNAFAEKTTNMGELKKEFRSQCRSQ, from the coding sequence ATGAAGGATGTGCAGAATCACAATACGACGAAGAGCTTTGCATTGAATCGTGTAGGAATAAGTGAGGTGCTAAAACCTGCGTGCATTCAGAGACCTGACAAAGTTGTGATGCTTACAGCAAAAATTGATGTTGCTGTGGATTTACCTCCAGACCTCAAAGGTGCGCACCTCTCTAGAAACATGGAGGTTCTGACTGAAATCATAGATAACAGTGTTCGCACCCCTGCAGAAAGCTTGGAATCCCTATGTCTTAGATGTGCTAATAGCATACTGGAGAGGCATGAGTATGCAAGTGTTGCTGAGGTGTCAATGGAAGCGGTTTATTTCTTGGAAAAAGGAACGAAACCATCAATGGAGAGTTATCTGTTGTTTGCTAAGTCCATTTCCAACCGAAATGGGCACTTTAGAAGATTTTTAGGTGTTGAGGTCGCGGGTATGACTGCTTGTCCATGTGCTATGGAAACATTACGGGAAAAATTAATTGAAGAGCATGGGAACAGGGAAATCTTGGAAAAGATGCCTGTGATCACACACAATCAACGGAACCGCATCCGGATTGAACTGGAAATACCTGCTGGGGAGGAAATAGAGGCAGACGATCTAATAGAAATCGGTGAAAGGGCGCTTAGCACGCCAACATATGGCATTCTGAAAAGAGGGAATGAGGCAGAAATAGTGCTTCAAGCCCACAAAAATCCTAAGTTTGTGGAAGATGTAGTGCGAGATGCACTGGAACTTATCCTTGAAAAATACGGGAATTTTCCAGAGAATACCTATGTGAAGGTTTGCAGTGAAAGTGAGGAAAGTATCCATAAGCACAACGCTTTTGCGGAGAAGACTACAAACATGGGGGAACTTAAAAAAGAGTTTAGGTCTCAGTGTAGGTCTCAGTGA
- a CDS encoding glycosyltransferase: MYRKICILHDFFFSAGGGEKLILTLAKALGADVYTTHVERSVLKNLGYEDVSVRSVGQVPTNQFLAAEIATFWYSTLQLKEKYDAYILSGNWAHCAALHHHPNIFYCHTPVRYFYDSKERFLKNFSPFVGSILRTAIWVQSRYDKFTVRHVDKIVANSRNVQQRIRKYYGRNSVIVHPPVDTKKYGFKSIGDYWLSVNRITPDKRIELQCEIFRKLKNEKLVVVGKIERQAKDYFASLQPPENVRFVGECNEADLIKLYANCRGLITTAIDEDFGMTPLEAMASGKVVLAVNEGGYRETVIDGVTGWLLPPQPDAFARKIQELEEKKLFEMREACITQAKRFDVKVFVEKMKALIEQV, encoded by the coding sequence ATGTATAGAAAAATCTGCATCTTGCACGATTTCTTTTTCAGTGCTGGAGGCGGCGAGAAATTAATTCTTACACTGGCGAAGGCACTTGGAGCAGATGTGTACACAACGCATGTCGAAAGGAGTGTTTTAAAAAATCTTGGATATGAGGATGTGTCAGTGCGCTCTGTCGGACAAGTTCCAACCAACCAGTTTCTTGCTGCAGAAATTGCCACATTCTGGTATTCCACGCTCCAGTTAAAAGAAAAATATGATGCTTACATTCTTTCAGGCAACTGGGCACACTGTGCTGCCCTCCATCATCACCCTAACATTTTCTATTGCCACACCCCAGTGCGATATTTCTATGATTCCAAGGAGCGATTTCTCAAAAATTTTTCCCCATTTGTGGGAAGCATTCTGAGAACTGCAATCTGGGTGCAGAGCAGGTATGATAAGTTTACTGTAAGACATGTGGATAAGATTGTGGCGAACAGCAGGAATGTGCAGCAACGGATTAGAAAGTATTATGGGAGAAACTCAGTGATTGTGCATCCACCAGTGGATACAAAAAAGTACGGATTTAAGAGCATAGGAGATTACTGGCTTTCAGTTAATCGCATAACTCCAGATAAACGGATAGAACTCCAGTGCGAAATTTTCAGAAAGTTGAAAAATGAAAAGCTGGTTGTGGTAGGAAAGATAGAACGGCAGGCAAAGGATTACTTTGCATCTCTCCAGCCACCTGAAAATGTGCGGTTTGTGGGAGAATGCAACGAGGCGGATTTGATAAAACTGTATGCAAACTGCAGGGGTCTGATAACCACAGCAATTGATGAGGACTTTGGAATGACACCGCTTGAGGCAATGGCATCTGGTAAAGTCGTGCTGGCTGTAAATGAAGGTGGCTACAGAGAAACTGTGATTGATGGAGTCACTGGCTGGCTTTTACCACCACAGCCAGATGCTTTTGCTCGAAAAATCCAGGAGCTTGAGGAGAAAAAACTTTTTGAAATGAGGGAGGCGTGCATTACCCAAGCCAAAAGATTTGATGTGAAAGTTTTTGTGGAAAAGATGAAAGCATTGATCGAGCAGGTTTAG
- the serS gene encoding serine--tRNA ligase, whose translation MLDIKLIREKPEYVKERLAARCKDYPLEQLLSVDKEWRELTSKVGKLRAEKNKMARLISKSEDKAKAIAEVEKINQEIEQCEAKLAELDTERTKILAVLPNLPHETVPVGPDEKSNVVVREWGSIPNFKFKPKDHIELGELHGLIDVERAGKVSGARFAYLKKELVFLEFAIVQFALNELVKEGFVPVLPPVLVREMALFGTGFLPTGREDVYKIEGEDLYLVGTAEVPLGAMHAEEILEKKELPKYYAGFSTCFRTEAGAHGRDTKGIFRVHQFDKIEMFKFVLPENSWEEHEKLLASAENLVRKLKLPYRVVNIASGELGPSAAKKYDIEVYLPGQGKYREMVSCSNCTDYQARRLNIRYRDVDGLKFVHTLNSTALAIGRTIVAIMENYQTEDGTIEMPEVLKPYLYFNVIEPFSEA comes from the coding sequence ATGTTGGATATAAAGCTGATAAGGGAAAAGCCGGAGTATGTGAAGGAAAGACTGGCAGCTAGGTGCAAGGATTACCCACTTGAGCAGTTACTCTCTGTAGATAAAGAATGGCGAGAGCTTACAAGCAAAGTTGGAAAACTCAGGGCTGAGAAAAACAAGATGGCAAGGTTGATAAGCAAAAGTGAAGACAAGGCGAAGGCAATTGCTGAGGTGGAAAAAATAAACCAGGAAATTGAGCAGTGCGAAGCAAAGCTTGCAGAATTGGATACAGAACGCACAAAAATTCTGGCAGTGCTTCCAAATCTCCCACACGAAACTGTACCTGTTGGCCCAGACGAGAAGTCAAATGTTGTGGTAAGAGAGTGGGGCTCTATTCCAAATTTCAAATTTAAACCAAAAGACCATATTGAACTTGGAGAACTCCATGGATTGATTGATGTGGAAAGGGCCGGAAAGGTTTCGGGTGCAAGATTTGCCTACCTCAAAAAGGAACTTGTGTTTCTTGAATTTGCGATTGTGCAGTTTGCACTCAACGAACTTGTCAAGGAGGGGTTTGTGCCTGTGCTTCCGCCTGTGCTCGTGAGGGAGATGGCTTTGTTTGGAACTGGCTTTCTGCCCACGGGTAGAGAAGATGTTTACAAAATAGAGGGCGAGGATCTTTACCTTGTTGGCACTGCAGAAGTGCCGCTCGGCGCAATGCACGCAGAAGAAATTTTGGAGAAAAAGGAACTGCCGAAGTACTATGCTGGCTTCTCAACATGCTTCCGCACTGAAGCAGGAGCACATGGGAGGGACACGAAGGGGATTTTCAGGGTGCACCAGTTTGACAAGATAGAGATGTTCAAGTTCGTTCTACCTGAAAACTCGTGGGAAGAACACGAAAAACTGCTTGCGAGTGCTGAAAATTTAGTCAGAAAACTAAAACTGCCTTACAGGGTTGTGAACATTGCTAGCGGTGAACTCGGGCCTTCTGCAGCGAAAAAATACGACATAGAGGTTTATTTGCCAGGGCAAGGAAAATACAGGGAGATGGTTTCTTGCAGCAATTGCACCGACTATCAGGCAAGGCGGCTGAACATTCGGTATAGAGATGTTGATGGGCTTAAATTCGTGCATACTCTAAACAGTACCGCCCTTGCAATAGGAAGGACGATTGTGGCAATAATGGAAAACTATCAGACAGAGGATGGAACAATAGAAATGCCAGAAGTATTAAAACCATACTTGTACTTTAATGTGATTGAACCTTTTTCAGAAGCTTAG
- a CDS encoding bifunctional 5,10-methylenetetrahydrofolate dehydrogenase/5,10-methenyltetrahydrofolate cyclohydrolase has product MAEVIDGRKIAANVYKEIKEGIEGCEIGIVRSTGEDAEIYAGVVKRTAKMLSVGCKEICLDTTSTLSDVIDAINGLESTDGIVLMGFRHLDLEYVYTHLPEEKDIEGMCPKHLGYLYRNVFLDAPFPCTPSAVMRIIDEVGFELEGKDVCIINHSPVIGKPLATMMLNRNATVSVCHAFTKNLSQHTQNADVLVCGVGIPGFLKPEMVKTNAFIIDCGMNRVDGKIVGDAEFEKVVENCSYITPVPGGVGPVTTSMLFLNLAKLLKQKKITKKID; this is encoded by the coding sequence TTGGCTGAAGTTATTGACGGCCGAAAAATTGCCGCCAATGTTTATAAAGAGATAAAAGAGGGGATAGAGGGTTGCGAAATTGGTATTGTGCGGTCTACTGGAGAGGATGCAGAAATATATGCTGGCGTGGTGAAAAGAACTGCCAAAATGCTGAGCGTGGGCTGCAAAGAAATTTGTCTTGATACAACCTCAACACTTTCTGATGTTATAGATGCGATTAATGGATTGGAAAGTACAGATGGAATTGTGCTTATGGGCTTCAGGCACCTAGATTTAGAATATGTATATACACATCTACCGGAGGAAAAGGACATTGAAGGCATGTGCCCAAAACATCTTGGCTACCTCTACAGAAATGTATTCTTGGATGCACCTTTTCCCTGCACACCCTCGGCTGTGATGAGAATAATTGACGAGGTAGGTTTTGAGCTTGAGGGAAAAGATGTGTGCATCATTAATCATTCCCCTGTGATCGGAAAGCCCCTTGCAACGATGATGCTCAATCGCAACGCAACTGTTTCGGTATGCCATGCCTTCACTAAAAATCTGAGCCAGCATACACAAAATGCAGATGTTCTAGTATGTGGTGTAGGAATTCCTGGTTTTCTAAAACCTGAGATGGTAAAGACAAATGCATTTATTATTGATTGTGGAATGAATCGTGTAGATGGAAAAATTGTTGGAGATGCTGAGTTTGAAAAGGTGGTTGAAAATTGTAGCTACATCACTCCAGTGCCTGGTGGTGTAGGGCCAGTCACTACTAGCATGCTTTTTCTGAACCTAGCAAAGTTGCTGAAGCAAAAGAAGATTACAAAAAAAATTGATTGA
- a CDS encoding FKBP-type peptidyl-prolyl cis-trans isomerase, with protein sequence MQKNPGQIKAEKGDTVSVEYVGFFTNGEIFDTNILDVAKQHRLYNPRQDYAPLTFRLGEGKLIKGFEEAVVGMHVGEKKRVTIPPELGYGKTGTHPLAGKTLIFDISIVDIQKRKK encoded by the coding sequence ATGCAGAAAAATCCAGGACAGATAAAAGCTGAAAAAGGAGATACTGTAAGCGTGGAGTATGTTGGGTTTTTCACGAATGGTGAGATTTTTGATACGAACATTCTTGATGTGGCGAAACAACACAGATTATATAACCCAAGACAGGACTACGCCCCACTTACCTTCCGCCTAGGGGAGGGAAAGTTAATTAAGGGATTTGAAGAGGCAGTTGTGGGAATGCACGTAGGCGAGAAGAAAAGGGTTACTATTCCACCAGAACTTGGATACGGAAAAACAGGCACACATCCACTTGCAGGCAAAACCCTGATCTTCGATATTTCAATCGTGGACATCCAGAAAAGGAAAAAGTGA